The following proteins come from a genomic window of Rattus norvegicus strain BN/NHsdMcwi chromosome 8, GRCr8, whole genome shotgun sequence:
- the Or7g21 gene encoding olfactory receptor Olr1130, producing MEVKNKSVVLDIFLRGLTDDTELQPFIFGFFLCMYLITIFGNLPIMLVINCDSHLHTPMYFFLCHLSFNDMYLISVTVPKMLLNIQTHDQKITFAGCLSQGCFVAVCTIFECFLLGVMAYDRYIAICYPLRYTVLMNPHFCVILVLISLSISIVNGLLHSLMVLHLSFCTDLEILHFFCEIAQILKLACSYSLINNILIFATASIFAGVPLFGIILSYFHIISTVLKMPSSEGKYKAFSTCGSHLSVVSLFYGTGFGVYITSNVIDAPQKIAVASVMYSIVPPMMNPFIYSMRNRDIKEALKKVIGRPVSLL from the coding sequence ATGGAAGTTAAAAACAAATCAGtggttttggatatttttcttcGTGGACTCACAGATGATACAGAGCTGCAGCCCTTCATCTTTGGCTTTTTTCTATGCATGTATTTGATCACTATCTTTGGAAATCTTCCTATAATGTTGGTCATCAATTGTGACTCTCACCTCCACacccccatgtatttctttctctgtcatctTTCCTTTAATGACATGTATTTAATTAGCGTCACAGTCCCAAAGATGTTGttgaatatacaaacacatgaTCAGAAAATCACTTTTGCTGGCTGCCTCAGCCAGGGATGCTTTGTTGCAGTATGTACCATCTTTGAGTGTTTTCTCCTAGGAGtaatggcctatgaccgctatatAGCCATTTGTTATCCTCTAAGATACACAGTGCTCATGAATCCCCACTTCTGCGTTATTCTTGTTCTTATCTCTTTATCCATTAGTATTGTGAACGGTCTGCTTCATAGTCTGATGGTACTGCACTTGTCCTTCTGCACAGACCTAGAAATCCTTCACTTCTTCTGTGAAATTGCACAAATCCTCAAGCTTGCTTGTTCTTACAGCCTCATCAACAACATCTTGATTTTTGCTACAGCTTCAATTTTTGCTGGTGTTCCTCTGTTTGgaataattttatcttattttcacATTATTTCTACAGTATTGAAAATGCCATCATCAGAAGGAAAATACAAAGCCTTCTCCACGTGTGGGTCTCATTTGTCGGTTGTTTCTTTATTCTATGGAACAGGATTTGGTGTATACATTACCTCAAATGTAATTGATGCGCCACAAAAGATTGCTGTGGCTTCAGTGATGTATTCAATAGTTCCTCCAATGATGAATCCTTTTATCTATAGTATGAGGAACAGGGATATAAAGGAGGCACTGAAGAAGGTAATTGGTAGGCCAGTTTCTCTTCTGTGA